The genomic stretch AGTGTTTCCAAATCCTGGTCCTGGAGCACCCCCAACAGGTGATTCATATTAGAATAAACCATAAAATATTGTCTTGTTGAAAATGATAGGCCTGTAGTTTTGTTTTAGGCTACTGTACAGTGTTTCCGTCAAACTACTATTTTTACAGTTCAATCTGGAAAttgttacacattttttttataacattgcGCAGAAATGTAAAAAGTTTTAATGAGAAGAGACTGTCATTTCATGAACAGATAGTGATTATTAACAAATAGAGCTTGTCCTGGCCTCTTCATACTAAGTGcatttctggaaaaaaaatgaacgaaAGTTCTTTACTTCGCAAGAACTCTCTTTAAAACTGAGATTCATTGGTGTCGGGAAGTTTTCCAAAGCATCATAACTTGTATGCTGTATAGCATTGTAGACGTATGAGTGCTCTGAGAACAGTGTTGTGCATCTATTGCCTGGGTCATCACGTAAATTTAAGAACAAGCTCAGACCATTCATCAGTCATCATAAGTCACTGATGTGTAAATTCAACTGATATTACTTGAATGTTTAACGATTTAGCCCCGACAAAGGGGTTCGTAAATTATTTAGAAAATggcattttttaatataaattatttaaattctgTTCATTCTTTTTGAAACAGGCCGTTTTGGTAAGACTATTAGGACTCGTCCCTTTTTAAAATAAGCGGCCCACGTTTCAGCTCTGTCACACCCATGAACTATGACTTACTTGCTGACACGCCCATGGACCGCCCACTGTCTGTTAAATGGGTGCGCATCTCTGAAGTTGTGCATGATGAGTAGCAAATGAGGTGCGAGGACAGAGGGATCAAAGCGAGGCTTATTTGTAAAATAGAATGTCTTTGCTCACTCAAGCGCTGTAGGCTATTTGAGCATAAAAGGTCTGCTGTTGTtgaaactttattattaaaaaatatttgtaataggCCTAAATCTTAATAAAGCTGTTGAAGTAGGCCTATGTGATGCTCATTTAAActgcaaatgtaaatatgatGTTCTAGATGTGAAAGGGGAGGAGAATTCAGGTTACTCCAACATAAGACTTAATTATTAATGTTGGCATGAAATGGTAATAGCAATAGGtaattgcaatagtcttttcttccttattgtgacgtctgagtgaaatggcttctcaaacaaaaaacaatgtagggcaggacttgataTTGTCCATTGGGAACTAATTGAAAAAAGGGGAAAATGTTGTGTTCATGAGTGAATTGTATTGTTGACTATTTTGAAAAGAAAGTCTGAACTGTTGAAGTTGTGTTCTGACATAATGCGTGTGAGAACGAAAGTGATGAGTAAAGAAGATGGATGAAATTTGCTACTCCTGTCTCATGTGCTTTATTGCTGTTTAAAAACTCCTGGCAGATACCACAAATTTGCAACGAGAATTAGGCATTTTTTCGCTATAGTTGGTCACGAAGATGGCTGTTGCTAACATGCCTTTCCCAAGTTTTTTCATGCCTTGCCCCGGTGAACTTGCTATGCCGTTTGGCACATGGCTGCGGATATTTGAACATTATCTACGAGTTATTGACTATATCTACTTTTGTCTCACAGACCTGTGTGGTGGATTTGGTGGTTGACACTGGTTCTTCCATATCTATCCTGCCCTACAGCACTTATGCATGCCATTTCAGTAACGTTGTGCTGTCGCAGCCCACAGTCAGGCTTGTGACATGTCCAAATTCCCATGGTGTTGGGTGTTTGTTAGCGAATGTTTCCCTACACTCTGCTTTCTAATGCCCTTCCTGTGCCTGCTTCTCCCGTGCCAGTTTTGCAGTGCACTGTTGCTGAGTCAACTGAGTTTGGATGTGTACTCTATTCACAACTATCCACCTGACTAATGCTTACTACCAAGTGCCACTGCATGAGGACAGTCGTGACCTCACGGCCTTTATTACTCATGACAGATTTCTGTTTTTTAAGTGTTCCTCATGGATTGGCTTCAGCACAGGCGGCTGGGTTGTCAAAAGTTCCGACGTCAGTACagaaactttaaaaatgtgatgataccagcatttcccaccagcattttgagtgctgttgagcagattcttaaacacctctgattggccattgagttcacatgctcaacagataCAGATAAACACGGTAGTGTTTGAAAGCTGGTGTCTATCAACTGATATATTAGGGATCCACTGATAGATGCCTGTTTTCAAGTGCTCCCCAGTGTATCTATATAAGCACTCGGTGAAGAGCATTAAAGATGTCTATTTGCAACATGTTTTtaaagcgttgatcattgtagccaatcatagACATATCTgctgagcgtgtgaacacaatggccaatcagaggtgtttaagaatctgcCCAACAGCGCTCAAAATTCTAGAGGAAATGCAGGTATCGTCGAATTtgtaaaatttcagtaccgacttggtatcgaagTTGGTACTGTACGTTTGACAACACTACCTGCAGCATTTTAGGGGATGATGACCATCATCCTGACTGGCTTGTTGTGGTTGAAAATTATGAACTACATTATTATCCGCGGACATAACATGTCAAATGCACTTCACGCAGTCTTACAATGACTAGACGCTGCTGGCTTGCAGCTCAGTAAAGACAAATGTTGCTTCATTCTGCTGTTCTTAGTTCATACTGTTTTGGCGGAGGGTCTTtgactgatttatttgaacttaagctaggttaattgtactgatgagtGAAATTCATCctaattgaatgagatcacaccagtttcatttgacgTATTCTGTGTatgtttcctgaacataattcattcttgttgatccaaccagtgcttttttttgtttttgttttttgttaccatcatggtgaagatGTGCGCTTGTGCTTAGGTTTTGAGTAGCTGttgtacacagacatacatgttTCATGACCATTGAGAGGGGAAAAGCTGATGACCATATGTAGactgtgtaaattatgtgctggccctcaaactaatttatttatatttctataaaaactaaactaaactgctcgttgagaacaatataaatttattttacgTAGCCACCTAGagcctaaccacaaggtctacacttcagcataatggtaacctcaaCAAATCGACATAacataaactcttttaaatgtcaaatataactgaacatcaaactttaaaaggtatttccctttactaaaaaacacattaaacagcacttaagttcaacatttactgtcccaatctttccctacgcaaagcatgctgggaactagaaatccactgcccaggttcaatcaatgcaacataaatgattcatgtagtcccaacacaaatggtttaggttgacctaacattttgcaaatttaatttcatttaacataatacaattgagtgcaaatgccaattaagtaaaaaactaaagatttgtgttggttcagcttatgttatttaaataaactgaacaagcagctagaatcattttttttttagtgtttctGATGAATCACGTGTACAGGCGATTCTCAATGTCCCTGCACCCTATTCCTCAAGTTTATTCCTGATTTTGCCACCGTCGTAGCTCCAGTGTGCACAAGATCCAAATGGATTTAGCTGGTCAAAAGATGCTGAACAAAATTTGACAGAAGTAAAATGACTGCTAGCAAACAGCCCTGCTTTGGCATTATTTGACCCCATACTACACACGATTGTCTCCACAGACGCTTCTGACTACGGTCTGGAAACAATACTTTCTCAGGTCAACCCAGATGGCATTGAACAAACTGTGTCCTTTGTGTCACGTTCGCTGTCTACTGCTGAGTGTAAATATGCCACGCTGAAAAGGGCACTTATTTGCATGCATGTGGGCCATTGAGAGGTGGTGGGGCTGCCGTTTTATTCCATGTACAGATCATCAGGCACTGACAACCCTGCTTATTACTAAGGGTGTCAGCCGGTGCTGGACTTCATGTAGCAAGGTGGTCTGCAGGTTCTCAAAATGCTCCTGCTGCTCTTACCTGCTTCTTCCTGCATACCTGGTCCTGTTGAAGATGTTGATGATGGGTTTGTTCCTTTCCTATCTGCCGCCTGTAATTCTCTGTCTGTTGCTGATGTTGATGCTGCATGTGCTTGTTGTCCTGCTTTAACCAAACTTCGTACACAGACTTCTAATTGTTGGCCTCTTTCACCCAAGTATGTTAAGTTGTTGCCATACTATAAACTGCAACTGGAACTATCTGTAAGGACAACTTTGTCTTTAGCAGCTCAAGGCTGATTGCACCTGTTGTTCTTCGATCTGTGCTGGTCTCCATAGCACACAAAGGACACCAGGGAGAGGTGAGAACCAAACAATGCCTTTGCGATCTCTGTTGGTGGCGAGGGATGGATGCTTAGGTTCATGATGCTGTCCGCCCGTGCTATGCGAGTCAGTTCAAAACTGTCAAGTAACGTCCTGCCAAATGGACCATGGCAGAAAGTGGCTGTGGATATAGTCAGGCCATTTGACGCTGCTTCTGATCAGTTACTGATAACGGTGTTCAGTTTATGTCTGCTGCTTTCTCTGCAGCAAGGAAGGAAGGAATATTTGTCACAATTGTTCCTCTCTGTACTACCCGGCAGCTAATGGTGCTGTAGAGAGGTTCAACCGTGTGCTCAAACACACTGTCCAAATGGCCATCCAGCAACATCAGCCATGGAAACCTGTGTTAACTTACTTCTTGCAGGTGTACCTTGCTACTTCACATGCTGCAACTGGTACTTCACCCTTTCAGCACCTCTGTGGCAGACAAATGCACACAAGGCTGGCTATTTTGCCATCTGCTCCTGAGCACCCACCAACAGACATGACTATTCACTGAGGGGTTACACAGGTCCAACAAAAAAAGACTACACTGATGCTAAGCCGGGTGCTTGCACTCCTTGTTTCCAGGAGGGGGATAAAGTGAGGATACGGGTAAGGGACACAGAATGTTTACTGATCCTCTCATGGTTGCTGAAAAACTGGGGGTGGGTACACACATTCTTAGTGATAGAATGACATGCTTCCCATTTCCATGCACACCAACAACTTGGGCTGAGAACACTGTTCACTAAACACACGCTCATACAACTAGACCTATACGTGATGTTCGGAAGCCTAGTTGGTTTAAGGACTGTGTCATGTAATCTGATGGAAtattctgtttttaaaaaaaggggaaaaTGTTGTGTTCATGAGTGAATTGTATTGTTCGCCATTTTGAAAACCAAATCTGAACTGTtgaagtgttttgttttgacaTAATGTGTGTGAGAACAGAAGTGATGAGTACAGAAGATGGATGAAATTTGCTGCTCCTGTCTTGTGTGCTTTATTGCTGTTCAATAACACCTTCATCAGAGAAGGGAAATTATAGCTTATTTATTAGATTTTACGAGGGCACCTGAGGGCACCTGATGTGcactgataaatcatttataacaaatactgcaatattctgtataaaaattaagaatggtccattttgattttgtgGTGACTAAGCGTGAGAAGGTTAttagaatacattttaaaaatgtacaatttgTGACTCAAAAGTTCtcaatgtgtttgttttataaCTTTCAATGTAATCTTTCTGGTGTGTTTggtttacttttttatttagaagTGTTGACCTGAAAATGTTAGGTGGGTTCATGAGTCTCAGAGAGAGTTCACAGGTTGGCCTTCTGCTTTTATTGTTGAGTTCTTGAGTTTTAAATGCTCTGTGTTGCAACTTGTGGTACTTGATTTTAGATTCCTCTATAATATTGGAGATCATTTTTAAggattattattttacagtcctgttttGCATGTAAATATGATGTTATAGCAATTGCAATAACTGGGTTATAACTTGGTACTtaccctgaacctacccctaaacctaaccttaacccatgtagttaccttatattaccagTACTTTCTTAGATAAGAACACTGTAAGTAtgcatactgtaaaataaagtgtaaccgcaCAAGTGTATGGATTATAAAGTAACAGTGGTGAAACTTAATtcacaattaaaaatatattgacttcatttctttaaataaaaatagtttacTATTGTTATTTTTGTACTGCTTCGAATGTCATTTTActaggtgtgtgtgtgaactgtCTGACGTTTTTGAATatttcttaaaggaatagttcatccaaaaataaaattttgataGCATGATTTACACTTATAGTGTTTGTTTTACACTTTTTCAGGACAATTATCTGTATTAAACAAAGCAACCTGATCAACAAGCTATTGAGAATATTATGCTGAAGTTAGAATAAGCTTTGTTTTCTTAACAGTGTGCTCAAAGTGTTACAGATTTTGTACAGAGAGTTATAAACACACAccatattgattttaaataagatCTAACGAGAGTCTAATGTGTGTAAACTTGTGTTGCTCTTCACGCggaaatgtttatttctgtaGATTTTTCTCTGATTCCCGTTGTCTGACTTCTTGGGTTTGAGAAGTCAAACAACAAGGGTAAATATTTGACACTGAAGAGCTCTTGGGTGTTTGAGAGTGCACACTTTTCCTGAAGCATACTCCTATCTGTGGGTGTCTAATAGATTAAGGAGATACGAGAGGTCATTAGAAACTAAACTGTGTGCCTACACGGGTCTTTATTGAATCTCTGAGAGCGCGCGCCTTAATTCAAAGAGCTTGGCAAACATTTGAATTCACTTTATACAGGTTAACATCCATACATGGACGCATAACACTATTTAGAACCTGATATAACGAAAATAATCATTAGCTTATAAAAcctattttttcaaaatatgtcATTATGCCTTATTTTTTGACTATCGgactaaatggatttaaaaaaaataaataaataataatcatattaaatcaatttaaatctTATTTTTAAAAGACTTTGATTACTCAGGAGACAACCTGAAGCTTTATGGAAACGAAAAGTCTTTTCATTCCGTTTGAAAACGCATAACTAATAACTCAGTATAGACGTAAGCAGCTAGACGTGTAGCAGTAGATAGTTGCCCCGATCCCGTTCATCCCTATTCAAAACCATGACAACAAGAAACAAGCACGGATTTATTCGAGAAAGTTAAAGGACATTGTGCGGGGGCGTCAATCAAGCATTATTTCAGGACTGAACAAATGCAAAATCTTGACTGGAACAAATGCTTCCAACGGGTCTCGGACGCGGGGCTACATTTCCCTCTTTTGTTCCTGGTCGCTGGTTGGCATGTATTTGTGTTCCTTTTTTCGGCCGACCACCCAGGACGACTAGACGAGAACGGATACCCACTCTGTTTGGGAGGGTCTATGCAGTCATCCAGAGCGCGCTCTAAGACTAGGCAGTCTCAGGAATCATCCGAACCCAATGATATGCCTCGTGCACTTATACTGGTGAGGTGCAGGAGTAAGCAATAGTCCATATAAGGACATATTACTGTCTCATTGATGTCTGGATCTTTTCTCAAATTGAAGTTCTTCTTTTTATTGTTATCTCGGatatttttagaaagaaatagccTGTTAAGTTGAACAGACATCTCATGAAAGTGCGTATCAATAGCACGAGTTTCTGTTTCTATTTTGCGTGCTAATTATACGTAGAAATTACCATTgtcgtgcatatgatacgcacgtGTTTGACGTGCAAATAATACGCccttttcgcgtgcatatgatacacCCGTACCCCACACCACTAATCCTGTCCACtgcgtatcatatgcatgcaAAACGTAATTTCAGCGTATAAATAACACGCCaaatacaaacataaactcGTGCTATAGATACGCAGTATAGATCGTGTCGGAGCTGAATTCATAAATGAGAATAAAGTAGTGTTGGATATGAGTAGATGTACGTTTAAAACAAACATCTAGGTTTTAATTTCAAATCTAGAATTCAAAAATGCATTTCCAGGGGAAACTTTCTTTAACAGTAGGCTATACAAAAGGGCATGAGCCCACGAATATCTAGATTTCATGAATACTGTGCACATTTAACCCAATAACACCTGCAATAAACGACATTACCCCAATAAACGAATTAGGAAAACCAACTCTGGGACGCTAATGGATCACTTTGTATGCAAATATCCGATATGTTATTTGAGCGGGGGAAAGAAGGGAGGGCTCTTGTTGTCACTTGCCACCCAAGACGTGATTCAGCCTCAACAATTACCATTATCTGTTTCCCACTTTTCACGAATTCGGACGAATCAGTAATGATGAAGAGTGTTACCCTCCATCATTGTGAAAGTAACGGGCTATTCTTTGCCGAGTTCACACCTACCATTACAGGGATTTAAGTACACGAGTCATTGAGGTACTTAGAAGCCATAAGGAGGAGAGGCCTCAAAGCAGCCACCGAGTGCTGTTTATATAAACACCGCGACATCAGTGTACACATTGTCACTTGGATGCTCGTCTTGAAAACGCAAACATCACTTCAGCACTGCGAGACTGACTAAAGATAGCTCTTCAAGACCGAGAACCAGTCCTGGAACTAACAGAAATCCAGCGCTACAGATGGCTATTTCGAACAAGTTCAGTTTCACTGTGAGAAGTATTTTGGATTTGCCAGAAAATGACTCCGAAAGCATCGCGCGCCATTCTCCAGTGGACACGTTTTCTGTCTCACCTTACTCATCTTGGACTGAAAACGACAGAGGACATATATGTAAGTTCTTAAATTCCAATcaattttaagaaaatgtttCAAATGTCCAACCTTTTCATATCCTAGCATTaaagtagcctatattttaCATACACATAGGcctaatgtttgtttgtttttttttcagagatatATAAAGTCTAATCATcttatattttgttttctttagccTCAGACGAGAGCAACCTTGAGGCTTCACCAGACTCCACCGGACCAGATGTGCTCTCAGCGGATACAGAGCATGAAAAGAGAAAGAAGCGACGCGTGTTATTCTCCAAGGCCCAGACATACGAACTGGAGCGACGCTTTCGTCAGCAGCGGTACCTGTCCGCTCCAGAACGCGAGCAGCTCGCGCACCTGCTACGTCTCACGCCCACGCAGGTGAAGATCTGGTTCCAAAACCACAGATACAAAATGAAGAGAGCGCGGATAGAGTGCGCTCAGGACCTCAATCAGCCTCCGGTTTTGCGCAGAGTCGTGGTGCCCATTTTGGTCCGGGATGGCAAACCGTATCAGAACTGCACTATCGATGCTGAAAAAGGAAGCTGCATCGTTCCGCCAACAGTACCATCATCACCCTTCAGCGTTCAGGGTTTCCAGTCTTTACAGCAGCAGACTCCCTTTGCGCTTTTCCCCACATACCAGCACTTTACCTCCAACACAGCGGCCTCCCGGCACCACTTTTGTGTTTGGTGAGACTCACTGGACCACACGAACTTTTTCGAGACTTACCCCACAGGACAGCGCATGGACTCATCTTGATTCAAGTTGTTTTTAATTACATAAAGTCTTAGGTCTGTTAAAGTAGAAACTTTCAGCGTTGATAagataaaaattataataataataataataaatgctgtttgcaCATATTATGTGGTCTATTTAGTGTTGTTTTGGCCAGTTGCGTTTTGCAAATATTAATAGATGTGTATAATTGCCTAGATATAGTGtatttttgaacagtttgtATTTCTTTTAAACCAAAAGTTTATATATCCGtgagaaaagaaaatatgttttatgttttatacaGTGAATAATGTAGTGTCGTAATTTGGATGAAAGTGCATCATCTTAAAATGTTACACAATTTTGTTCttgtattacaaaaaaaaaaagaaaaaaaaagagaataaaaaatttttttagtaATGTATACCTCTGTATGTATTGTTTATACACATATTCAATATTCTTTAAGCTTGAAATCActccttttatatatatatatatatatatatatatatatatatatatatatatatatatatatatattattcctTATTTGGTTCTAGGGAgtaattttttgtaatttgtttagTATAATTCGTTCAGCTTTCTGTTAATCCCCGCGATTGTTGCACAGTGTTTGTATAAAAGATCTCAGATTGAACTGAAAAGAGTATGAGAATTAGCGCACAGCAAGAGATGAGTGGCTTTTGTAATGTTAAGATGTCTACTTTCACCCAACAGACCAAATA from Megalobrama amblycephala isolate DHTTF-2021 linkage group LG5, ASM1881202v1, whole genome shotgun sequence encodes the following:
- the nkx2.9 gene encoding NK2 transcription factor related, locus 9, with amino-acid sequence MAISNKFSFTVRSILDLPENDSESIARHSPVDTFSVSPYSSWTENDRGHISSDESNLEASPDSTGPDVLSADTEHEKRKKRRVLFSKAQTYELERRFRQQRYLSAPEREQLAHLLRLTPTQVKIWFQNHRYKMKRARIECAQDLNQPPVLRRVVVPILVRDGKPYQNCTIDAEKGSCIVPPTVPSSPFSVQGFQSLQQQTPFALFPTYQHFTSNTAASRHHFCVW